TAATTGATATGATTCTGTTAGGTAATTTACACACAAAGGAGATATCCCATGACTAAACAACTACCTATTGTTAAAGGCATTTGGCCAACTATGATTACCCCTTTTACTGATGATAATAAAATTGATTATCCGGCCCTGGAAGCAATGATCGAGTGGTATCTCGCCAGAAAAGTTCACGGCTTGTTCGCAGTCTGCCAGTCCAGTGAAATGCAGTATTTAAGTTTGGATGAGCGGACTGAGCTGGCTAAGTTTGTGGTGGAGGCAGTGAATGGAAGGATTCCGGTGGCCGCTTCCGGCCACAACAGCTCTAACCTTGCTGACCAGATTGACGAGCTGAAAGCAATGGCTGATACCGGCATCGATGTGCTGGTGCTGGTTGCTAACCGCTTAGCAGCTGAGACTGAATCAGAGGCGGTGTGGCTGAGAAATTTGGAAGAGCTGATGGCAAACCTGCCGGATCTGCCTTTGGGCTTATATGAGTGCCCTGCGCCGTACAACCGCCCGGTTGAAGGTGAGCTTTTAAAGTGGTGCAGTGAGACGGGTCGGTTTCATTTCTTTAAAGATACCAGCTGCGATCCGGATAAGATCAAAGCCAAAATTGCGCTTGTTCGGGGTACCGATCTTAAGTTTCTCAACGCCAATTCCGCGACTCTGCTCATGTCTCTGGAGATGGGCGCAGACGGTTTCAGCGGTGTGATGGGAAATTTCCATCCGTCCCTGTATGTGTGGCTCTATGAAAACTGGCAGCAGTATCCGGAGCAGGCGAAACGGCTGCAGGATTTTCTTGGACTAGCTTCGGTGATTGAACAGCAGTGCTATCCCATTAATGCGAAATACCACTGCCAGTTAGAAGGTCTGCCGGTTAAGCTTTATTCCCGCCGGCGTCCCCTTGCGGATTTTAAGCCTTCGTTTAAGGTGGAGGTGGAGCAGCTGCACGAATTAACGCAGGATTATTTGGAGAACTACCGGGTTTAAATAGAAAACATCGGGAGTGGTAAATTTGGATCTATTAAAGTTTAAGAATCCCCCCAAGGAATATCGGACAGCGCCGTTTTGGTCCTGGAATGATGAGCTTGCGGAGGAGGAGCTTCGCCGGCAGATTCGGGAAATGAAGGAGCAGGGTTTCGGCGGCTTTTTCATGCATTCCCGGGAAGGCCTGCGCACTCCTTACCTTACTGATACCTGGTTTGAGCGGGTAAGCGCTGCCGCTGCAGAAGCTGAAAACCAAGGCATGGATGCTTGGATGTACGATGAGGATCGGTGGCCGAGCGGCTGCGCGGGAGGGATTGTGACCGCCAGCAGTGATGAGTATAAGGCGAAGTGGCTGGTAATGATGCCGAGTTCTGCAGCTGCGATTGCTGATGCCTTAAACGATCCTAACACAGCGGCTGTTTTCTGCCTTGAGTTTGATCCAGGTGGCAGTTTAATTAGGTTTGAGCGGATTGGCAGATCCGACCAGATTACTCATCAGGCTGAGAATAATGATAAAATTACATACTGTCAGTTTCAAATTCAGGTGCAGAGACCGACTAGCAACAGCAACGGCCATGGCTATATTGATGTCTTTAATCCTGAGGCGGTTCAGGAGTTTATTAAAGTTACCCATGAGCGGTATTTAAACCGGGTAGGTGAGTATTTTGGTTCAGTAATTCCGGGTATCTTTACCGATGAGCCTACATACCGGAGCAAAGCGGACAATTCCATCCCTTGGTCGCCGTATATTCCTGAGTATTTTAGCAGCCACCACGGCTACGATCTTATGAATCATCTGCCGGAGCTGTTTTTTGAATCAGTGGAAAGCGCGAAGATCCGCTCAGATTTTTACTATACCCTCACCAAAGCTTTTGTGGAAAACTTTACCAAGCGGATCTATGACTGGTGCGACAAGCACGGGTTAATGGCCACCGGGCACCTGTTAAGCGAAGATACTTTGGTAAAGCAGACTAATGCCGTGGGAGCGGCTATGCCCCACTACCAGTATATGCATGTCCCGGGCATTGATCACCTCGGCAATAATACTGCTAACGCCTTGACTCTGAAGCAGTGCGCATCGGTGGGCAATCAGTTTGGCCGCCGGCGGATGCTGTGCGAGATTTTTGGCGTCAGCGGCCACCACATGACGTTTGCGGATCAGCAGTGGATTGCTAACTACCACTTTGCTTTGGGGATCACGTTTTTATCTCAGCATTTGGTGCTGTACTCCATGACAGGAGAGCGGAAGCGGGATTATCCGCCGACTTTCAGCTACCACCAGCCGTACTGGCCGTATTACCGGTTGATCAATGATTATTTGGCGCGAGCCGGCTATTTTTGTCAGCAGGGAGATTATTTCTGTGATACCTTGGTGCTTCATCCCATCGGCTCGGTATGGGCCGAGTTTAATCGCGAAGGTGGACGTCCTCTGCCCAGCAAATACGATGCAGAGCTGATTAAGCTTCAGGATGCTCTCTTTCAAGCTCAGATTCCTTTCGACTATGGCGATGAGCTGATTATGGAAGAACATGCTGAGGTTGTGGTGGAAGCTGGGCGCGCTTATCTGCAGATTAATAAAACAAAATACAGGACGGTAATTGTACCGCCGTCTTTAACCTGGCGAGCTGGCACCTTTGAGCTGTTGAAGCGTTTTGTGGCAGCCGGAGGCAGGCTGATGTTTGTGGGGGAAACCCCCAGCCTAATCGGGGGCGAACCGGACAGGAGCAGTTGGAAGGGGCTGTTAGCAGATGCTGATTTTCTAGCGGACGATTGCCACGAACTGATTGACCGCTTAGGACAAATCTGCTTGAGACCAATCCAAGTTGAGACAAAAACCGGTGAAGATATTTCCCATGTCATCTTCCAAGTTCGCACAAATGGTGATGCCTATTACTGCTTTATCGCTAATCTCAGTCGGGAAAAGACACATGAGCTGATTGTTACTGCGCCAAAAGGCAGGTATGTTTACAGCTTAGATTTTGCCAGCGGAGCAGCGGCGCAGGTGGAATATACTGCTTTAGGAGAAAAGCTGCAGTTTGAGCTCACCCTGGCGCCTGCTGGTGGCCGTGGATTCCTGATCACTGACGAAGCGCTGACCGCTGGAAAACCTCAGCTTAGTTTAGGAAAAGATCAGAGTGTTATCTGGACAGCTGATCAGTGGAACTACAGGCTTACCCACAAGAATTCGCTGACTCTGGATTACTGCCGCTTTGCGGCTGAAGAAGGTAATTACAGCGAAAAGGTTCCGGTTTGGCAGGTCCGGCGGGCGCTGTGGAAGGCAGCTGGTTTGGATCCGCTGCGAGGTCTGCAGCCCTGGGCTGCGCTGGAGCGCAATCTGGATCTGAAGCGGATTCCCATCAAGCTGATATTTGAGTTTATGGTCGAGAAACTGCCGGCAGAGCTTGGGCTGGTAATTGAGAACAGCCACCACTGGCAGCTTAAGGTAAACGGCAGGACAGTCAGCACTAAAACAGATCGATATTATTGGGACCGCCAGTTTGGTTTGGTTGATATTTGTGAACACGCTGCTGTGGGCAGGAATATAATCGAGCTTTCCGGTGAGTTTTATTATGGAGTGGAGCTTGAGGAGATTTATCTGGTAGGCGATTTTGCCCTCAGGCAGACAGGATATAATTCCTATGCTGTGACTGGAAAACCTGAGCGGCTCGCTAACGGCAGCTGGGTCTACCAAGGCTACCCGTTTTACGCTGGGAATATAGTGTATGAAACGGAGTTTAATCTTGATGACTATGCTCAGGACACTCGCTATCTGCTTCAGCTGAACAATCCCCGGGGGACCCTTTTTAGAGTTAAAGTAAATGGTAGGCAATGGCATAACCTGATCAGCGAGCCTTGGGTGGTTGATGTCAGTGGTGATTTGAACCAGGGCGGCAATCTGGTGCAGATTGAAGTGGTGGGATCGCTTCGGAATACCTTTGGTCCCCTCCATCACCGCCTCCAATCGCCGGCGTGGTGCGGACCCAATCAGTTTGTAGACGCAGCGAACTGGATCGACAGCTATCAGTTTGAGGATTACGGCTTGATTGATGGCGTTTCCTTAGTGATGGTGAGATAACAAGAGGCTGTTTGGTGTAATGCCAAACAGCCTCTTTAAGTTTTAAGCAGTGCATGCCTCCACAGCAACTTCTGCAGCAGATGCCGCATCGGGAGCGTAGAGGTCAGCGCCGATTGTTTCCCTGAACTGATCGGTAACCGGCGCGCCGCCGATCATGATCTTAACTTGATCGCGGATTCCCGCTTCAACAGCGGCGTCCACAATCATTTTCATTTCATTCATGGTTGTCGTCAACAGCGCGGAGCAGGCAATGATCTGGGCATTTTCTGCTTTAGCGGTTTCAATAAACTTCTCGCAGGGTACATCGATGCCTAAATCGATTACTTCTAAGCCCTTGCCTTCCATCATCATCCGCACTAGGTTTTTGCCGATATCGTGGAGATCGCCTTTGACGGTACCCAGCACGACTTTGCCCTTAGTCTGAGCATTTGCTGAGACTAATAGGGGTTTTAAAAGAGCAGTTCCAGCATTCATAGCTCTAGCAGCGATAAGTACTTCCGGAACAAAGATTTCGTTGTTCTTAAATTTTGCGCCGATCACATCGATGCCCGGCATTAAGCCCTGCTCGAGGATTTCTTCGGCCTTCAAACCTTGGTTGATGGCCTGCTGAACTAACTCTTCAACAGCTTTTGCATTGCCCTGCTGCAGTTTCAGGGAGATTTCTTTAAGCAATTCCATATCGCACCCTCCATAGACGTAGTTTATGTTTCCAACGCTTTGTATATTATATCTTGATTCTTGATATTTTTAAAGTTAAAATCGCCAACTAAAAATTTTAGTTGATTTAAGTTCGAAATTGCAAAAACAGATCTAGTTTCCCACCGTTATTGTAAACTATATCAGTAAACTTAGCAAACTGTTGTCTAGATTAACTTAAAGAAAAATGGAACTGCCTGCTTGTTTCAATGGAAAATACCAGCTAAAATCGGTTGAGAAAAAATTGACATTGTTAACTCGTTGTTATATAATTTATTCATCAGGAAGTTTACTAAAAATTTACCGGCACTTTTACTTGTTAAGAGTTTCGAAGGATAGTTTTACTAAAATCGAAATAGAAGACATAGTATTTACTGGGGACATGGATAGCCTTTACCGGGATGGTGACTAAAGCATGAAACGAAGTATATTTGTCAAAGTGGTTATTTTAGCAGCAGTACTGATAGTTATGGGCGCGCTGCCTGTTGATGCAGCCCTCTACAAAAGTTATCTGTTTGATGCGTGGGGTGTTCCTATGCCCACACCCGAACCATATCTGCCGGTGCAGGTGATATTCGGCAGCGATATCGGCGCTGGGGATTTTCGCAGTCCCCAGGATATTTTTAGAGCTCATGATGGGACCTTGTATATCGTTGATTCCGGGAATAACCGCATTGTCAAAACCACCAGCGGCTTTGAAGTGGTTCGGATTTACCAGGAATTTGACAATAACGGTGTCAAGGATACCTTTAATAATCCCCAGAGTGTGTTTGTAACAGCGGAAGGCGAGATCTACATCGCCGATACGAATCGGGAGCGGATTGTCCGGCTGAAGCAAGACGGTGAGCTGATTTCAATTATCGGGGCACCGAAAACAGACAATCCCGACGCTTTTCCGCGCCACTTCCGCTTTCGTCCCAAGCGCATCGCAGTTGACCGGTTCGATCGCTTGTATGTAATCGTCGAAGGTCTTTACGAGGGCTTGATGGAGCTCGATCTGGAAGGTAACTTCCGCACCTTTACCGGTGCGCCGCGGGTATCGCCTACCGTGTGGGAGTACTTCTGGTATCGGATTGCGTCCGAAGAACAGCGAAGCCGCAGAAGGCTGTTTCTTCCGACCGAGTACAGCAGCATGCACTTAGATGCCGATGGGTTCATGCTGACTACCATTTCCGGCGGTGAGGTCCAGGACGACCACTTTGTGCGCAAGTTAAACCCCGCTGGTGTGGATATTCTCAAGCGGGAAGGTCTTCATCCGGTGATGGGGGATCTCCGCCCCGGCATGGGAACCAGTTTAGAAGGAAACTCCCGCTTTGTTGATGTTGTCGGCCGGGAGAATGATATTTACAGCGTGCTCGATCAGCAGCGGGGCCGGATCTTTACCTATGACGGCCAGGGCAATCTCCTATATGTTTTCGGCGGTCTCGGCCAAGGAGTAGGCTTGTTCAGCCGTCCGGTAGCCATCGAAGCGGTAGGGGATCAGCTGCTGGTTATTGACAGCCGCACCAACAGCATCACTGTTTTTGCTCCGACGGAGTATGCGAAGCTGATTCACACCGCATTGGACCTTTACAACCGGGGTAAGTACGATGAAGCAACTGAAGTTTGGCAGCAGGTTGTTAAGCTGAACGCCAATAATGAGCTGGCCTTTTCCGGTATGGGCGATTCGGAGCTCAGCAAAGGCAACTTCGAGCAGGCCATGCTGTATTACCGCCTCGGCAGCGACCGGGAAGGCTATTCTAAGGCCTTCTACCGCTACCGGCGCGAGGTAATCGGTGCTAATTTCGGAAAAATCATGACCGCTGCCCTGGTGATTATTGCCGTTTTATCTATCGGTGCCAAGCTGCAGTGGCGGACTAAGTTTAAGGAACGCTTCCGCAGCAGCCAGGCAGCAGCCGCTCTTGCCAGCGAGCGGGTGCAGGGCAACCGATTGGTGATTTATCTGAGGAAAACTTGGCAGGCGCTGCGCTTTGCCAAACATGTGATATTCCATCCTTTTGATGGCTTCTGGGATTTAAAATATGAGAAACGGGGTACATCTTCTGCCGCGACCATCCTGTTAATTCTAGTAGTGATATCTTATATCTTTATGCGGCAGTACACCGGCTTTGTGCTTAATTATAACCGCATTGAAGACTTAAACATTATTGTTGAAGCAACAAGTCTTTTAGGACCATTTATCTTGTGGTGTGTTGTTAACTGGGCATTAACAACCCTGATGGACGGCAAGGGTAAGATGAAGGATATTTACATCGCCGGTGCGTATGCCTTAACGCCCATGATTCTCATAAACTTCCCAATTACCATCATCAGCAATTATATGACCATCGAAGAAGGCACTTTCTATTATCTGCTGCTGGTGGTGGGAGTGGTTTGGGCCATGACCCTACTCATTTTAGGAACCGGGGTAATTCACGAATACAGCTTCGGCAAAACGATCTTTACAACCCTGGCTACTATCGTTGGGATTGGAATTGTTATCTTTGTAGGTTTGCTGTTTTTCCATGTAATTGATATGATGTTCAATTTTGTACGGGAAATGTATGTGGAACTGACCTTTAGGTTGTAGTGCAGTCTCACAATAAGGGAGCGAGGAACGTGAGTTGGCAGCTGAGATCCAGTAAAAATCTTTATCTAGGCTTAAGTGTATTGTTCCTGGTACTGTTATGCAGTTTTACCGTTGACGCCAAGCTTGCCGATTTTGAGCTTGCTGCCGCCAGTGAATACTTAAACCTGTATTTTAATCCGGAAACTACCGAGATTGCGGTAGAAGATATTCAAACCGGTAATCTGTGGTTTTCCAATCCGCAGAATCGGTTTTCTACCAGTGGGTATGTATTCAACCGGTTGAGCAGCCAGTTTACTATTGTTCATGATCCGAAATCAGTGCAGAAAGACAATCACCGCTACAGCATTGATTACGAGCAGTTTGAAGTCTCGCCGATTGAAAATGGAGTGCGGGTGGATTACACGATTGTCGAAGAGTGGAAGCCGGAGCATTATGTTCCGAAAATGATCAAGCAGCAGCGGATGGAGGAAGTAATTCTGTCTAAGATTGAAAGTGAATCCGACCGCAGCCGCATTCTGGAATACTATAACTTGATTATGCTGGCGCCCTTGGAAGGCGAGCGCAAGGCGATTCCCGGGGTTCAGCAGGAGCGTGTTTTTGGAGAGTATGATTTAGTAATCCTCAATCCTGATTACCAGGAGCGTCTTGGCGAGCTTAACAGCATGAAAGCAGAAGCAGCCCGGCTGCCCGAAGGCGAGCGGGGTGAGCTGGAGAGCCAGATTAAACGCTTGGAGCAGCAGCTCGATAAAGAAAAAGAAGATATTGTGTGGCGTCTTCTGTACACCATTGTGGATCACCGTTTAGATATTGAAAAATCCGATGATATCGTTTTTGACCATGTGGCTCATCTAGTGGACAGTCCAACATACTTAATGGAATTAGTACCGCGGTTCTATCTAACCGCGGTGCAGAAGATCATTATTGAAACAGGCTACACGCCGCTTGAATCTGCCGAGGATCATCTGGAAAACAATATCGATCCGATTCTGGCCAATCTTCAGGTGTTTTCGGTGCCAATTGAGTACACTCTCGACGGCGCCAATCTGGTGGTGCGGATTCCGGCTGCTGAGATTGAGTATCCCATCGATGTGGAAAACCGGATTGGAGAAAAGTTTTCTTATCATCTCCACACCCTGAGGGTGTTAGAGAATTTTGGCGCTGCTGATATTAACGATGAAGGCTATATCTTTGTTCCTGACGGGTCGGGAGCCTTGATTTATCTGAATAATAACCGGCTGTTTACCTCCGGATACAATGATCAAGTTTATGACAGGGATCATGCGCTCAATACTCCTAACGAGATGCAGCGCTTCCCGGAAACGATCCGCCTGCCGGTCTTTGGTCTTAAAGCCAATGATCAGGCTGTGTTTGCCATTATTGAAGAAGGGGCATCGTTAGCGCGGATCAAGGCCGATATTTCGGGGCGGACCGATAACTACAACCGAGTTTTTGCCGAGTTTTCGCTGCTGCCCACCGGCAGTGTGTCAATCAGCTTGGAAAGTGAAAACGTGGAGTTTTCGGGCAGCATGCCTGTTTACCAAGCCCGCCCCTATCAGGGAGATTTCGTGATTCGCTATGCTTTTCTAAGCGGCGAAGATGCTAACTATATGGGCATGGCTAACTACTACCGCAGTTATTTGATTGAGAAACACGGTTTAAAGCGGAAAGCTCCGGGAGAGAGCATTCCCTTTTTCCTGGAACTGGTTGGCGCAGTTGACAAGCGGGAGCCAATCTTAGGCATTGCCCGGGATGTAATTTACCCCTTGACTACATTTAACCAGGCTCAATCGGTTCTGGAGTCGCTTAAAGAGGAAGGAATCAAAAATATTCAGCTTAAGTATACCGGCTGGCTGAAAGGCGGCGTTGAGCACAACTATCCGACCAAAGCAGCTGTGGAAAAGGCTTTGGGCAGCGCTGACGATTTAATCCGCCTGGTGAGTTATGCTGAAAGCGAAGGACATGAGGTTTACCCCAGCGTTGGGTTTATGAGGGTGTACCGCGATGGATGGTTTGACGGATTCAGCTCCCGGAAGGATTCAGCGCGGATGCTGGACCGCCTGGTAGCTAGAACTTACCGCTACTGGCTCGATACCTATGATCGCAATCCAAGCGGTTCGCATTATGTGCTGTCCCCCCGCAAGCTCGATGATCTGGTCGATCGGTTTTTACAGGATTACCAGAAGTTAGGTTTGGCAAAACTCAGCCTCTTTGATCTTGGCCGGGAAGTAAGCTCCGATTTTATCGATGATCCAAATCGGGTGATCGATCGGGAGCAGGCGGTGGAAACAGCAGTTAAGCAATTGATCAAAATGAAAGAGAACGGCCTTAAGCTGATGGTGGATCACGGCAACGCCTATGCCATTCCATATGCCGACGCGATTGTCAATCTGCCCAGCCGCGGCAGCTCTTATCATGTGGTAAATGAAGAAATACCGTTTTACCAGATTGTGATTCACGGCTTAATTGACTACGCCGGCAGTCCGCTTAATCTGTCATCTGCTGCGAAAGCGGATTTCTTGAGAATGCTGGAATCAGGCAGCTATCCGTATTTCATCGGCAGCTATGAGCCGTCGTTTACCGTGAAAGGCTCCAAGTTTGACCATTTATATGCGCTTCACTATGGCGACTGGATGGAGGATGCGGCCGAGATTTACCGCGCTGTCAATGAGGCGTTGAAAGACGTGCAGGATCAGCTGATCGTTGATCACCGCATGCTTGCCGAACAGGTTTATATGACCACTTATGAAAATGGCAAACAGATTATTGTCAATTATAACCAGCATCCGGTGGAAGTTAATGGATTGGTGATTGATGGTGAGGACTTCGTGGTTATCGGGGGTGGAAACTAATGGAAAAGCGTGCTAGACGACGCTTTAGGCTGACTCTTACTCGTCAGCGGGCAATCTGGGGACTGCTCTTTACAGGAGCGTTTATCATTGGGTTTATTGCCTTTTTTCTCGGTCCCATAATTCAGTCGTTCCAGTTTGCCTTCAGTGAGTTAAAAATCACCCCGACCGGTTTTACCCTTAGTTATGTAGGCTGGGAGAATTTTCGCTACGCGCTGCGGGTAGATCCCAATTTCGTCCAGGTGTTTGTGGAAACCACCGCTCGGATTTTGGTGGATATCCCGGCAGTGATTATCTTCAGTTTCTTTGCTGCGACACTGCTCAATCAAAAGTTTAAGGGCAGAACTCTGGCCCGCGTGGTTTTCTTCCTGCCGGTTATTCTGACTTCCGGAATCATTTATAAGTTTGAATCCGGGGATATTTTTCATGAAATGCATATGCACGCATCCCAAGAGGAGATCGTTTATTCTTCCCAGATTATTATGGGAGTGCTGATGCGGATGCGCCTGCCGGAAACATTCACCCAGTACATTATCGCCGCGGTGAATCGG
The nucleotide sequence above comes from Bacillota bacterium. Encoded proteins:
- a CDS encoding dihydrodipicolinate synthase family protein, yielding MTKQLPIVKGIWPTMITPFTDDNKIDYPALEAMIEWYLARKVHGLFAVCQSSEMQYLSLDERTELAKFVVEAVNGRIPVAASGHNSSNLADQIDELKAMADTGIDVLVLVANRLAAETESEAVWLRNLEELMANLPDLPLGLYECPAPYNRPVEGELLKWCSETGRFHFFKDTSCDPDKIKAKIALVRGTDLKFLNANSATLLMSLEMGADGFSGVMGNFHPSLYVWLYENWQQYPEQAKRLQDFLGLASVIEQQCYPINAKYHCQLEGLPVKLYSRRRPLADFKPSFKVEVEQLHELTQDYLENYRV
- a CDS encoding cobalamin-binding protein, producing MELLKEISLKLQQGNAKAVEELVQQAINQGLKAEEILEQGLMPGIDVIGAKFKNNEIFVPEVLIAARAMNAGTALLKPLLVSANAQTKGKVVLGTVKGDLHDIGKNLVRMMMEGKGLEVIDLGIDVPCEKFIETAKAENAQIIACSALLTTTMNEMKMIVDAAVEAGIRDQVKIMIGGAPVTDQFRETIGADLYAPDAASAAEVAVEACTA
- a CDS encoding sugar ABC transporter permease; the encoded protein is MEKRARRRFRLTLTRQRAIWGLLFTGAFIIGFIAFFLGPIIQSFQFAFSELKITPTGFTLSYVGWENFRYALRVDPNFVQVFVETTARILVDIPAVIIFSFFAATLLNQKFKGRTLARVVFFLPVILTSGIIYKFESGDIFHEMHMHASQEEIVYSSQIIMGVLMRMRLPETFTQYIIAAVNRIPDIINASAIPILIFLAGLQGIPSSLYECAKIEGATGWESFWKITFPLVSPLFLTNIVYIIIDSFTAPGNRLVELIENAAWGRNIYGVSVAMTWMYFGVIALILAVVFAVLSKRVVYMEE